GGCGGAGGCCGGCCGCACGAGTGGGTCCAATGCCCGGCGAGTGATCCCCCTAAGGTGAAAGGGTTGTCCTCCTATGGCCGGTAGGTGAACATCAGCGGGCTTTGGGGTGTCTGACAGTTGACGGGCACGGGGCCGCTGCGAGCGTGAGGGAGAGCATGGGAGCGCCGGATTTCAGCGCCGATCTGTACCGGGAGATCACCGAGTTCGCGCAGGGCACGCCCTCGTGGGTGCACGAGGCGGCGGACGTGGGCACCGACGGCGGGCTGCTGCTGTTCGCGGTGCTGTTCGCGGTGGGCTGGTGGCGGGCCCGGGGCCTGGACGCGCGGGCGATGGGGCTGGCGCTGGTGGCGCCGTTCGCGATGGTGTCGGCGTATCTGGTGAGCGAGGTGTCCAAGAGCTTCATCCAGGAGGAGCGTCCGTGCCGCGCGGTGGCGGGCGCGGTGCACATCGCGGCGTGCCCGGCGCAGGGCGACTGGTCGTTCCCGAGCAACCACGCGACGATCGCGGCGGCGTCGGCGGCGGCGATCGTGGTGGCGTGGCGGGCGATGGCGCCGCTGGTGCTGCCGCTGGCGGCGCTGATGGCGTTCTCGCGGGTGTTCGTGGGCGTGCACTACCCGCACGACGTGGCGGCGGGGTTCCTGGTGGGCGTGGTGGTGGCGCCGGCGGCGGCGCTGGTGCTGGTGCTGGCGGCGCGGCCGCTGGTGGAGGCGCTGCGGGGCGTGGCGGCGGGTGCGGTGCTGCTCGGGCCGGGCCCGGTGGCGCCGCGGGGCCCGGGTCTGGAGGTGCCGCTGGGGTCGCCGCGGCCCGCGGCCGCGGCGGCGCCGATGGTGGGCGCGGCCGTTCCGATGGACGACGCGTCGGTGACGATGCCGGACGTGATGGGCGGTGTGCCGCCGCGCCGGGGCCCCCTCCGCTGACCGGACCGGCCGGGCAGGATCTCACGGGCCGTCCCGGACGGCGCTTCGGCGCCGCCCGGGGCGGCCCTTTCGCATGCGCCGACGGGAACAGGCCCGCCCGGCGGATGCCGGGTTCCTGACGAAAGTCGGGGCCGGGGGGTGGCGTCCGGCCGGTGTGCGGGCCCTCCCCCGCTCTCTAGCGTCGCCCGGGACGGAAGGGAGGACCCAGGTGATCACGTTGCGGGGCCTGACGAAGAGGTTCGGGGACAGGACGGCGGTGGACGGGCTGTCGCTGGAGGTGGCGGCGGGGAAGGTGACGGGGTTCCTCGGCCCCAACGGCGCCGGGAAGTCCACCACGATGCGGATGGTGGTGGGCCTGGACCGTCCGAGCGCGGGCGAGGCCCTGGTCGGGGGCCGCCGGTACGGGGAGCTGCGGCGGCCGCTGCGGGAGGTGGGGGCGCTGCTGGACGCGGGCGCGGTGCACCCGGGGCGGTCGGCGCGGGCGCATCTGCTGGCGATGGCGCGCAGCAACGGCATCGCGCGGGGCCGGGTGGAGGAGGTCCTGGCGATGGTGGGGCTGGAGGCGGTCGGGGGCCGGCGGGCGGGGACGTTCTCGCTGGGGATGCGGCAGCGGCTGGGGATCGCGGGTGCGCTGCTGGGCGATCCGGGGGTGCTGATGTTCGACGAGCCGGTCAACGGGCTGGATCCGGACGGGGTGCTGTGGGTGCGGCGGCTGATGCGGTCGCTGGCGGCGCAGGGCCGGACGGTGCTGGTGTCGTCGCACCTGATGAGCGAGATGCAGCTGACGGCGGACCGCCTGGTGGTGATCGGGAAGGGCAGGCTGCTGGCGGACGCGCCGATGGCCGAGGTGATCGCGGCGGGGTCGGGCGGCGCGGTGCGGGTCCGCAGCCCGCGCGCGCGTGTGCTGGCGGACCGGCTGACGGCTGCGGGCGGGCGGGTCCGGCGCTCCGGCGAGGAGGAGCTTCGGGTGGCGGGGCTGGCGGTGGAGCGCGTCGGGCTGGTCGCGTTCGAGGCGGGGGTGCCGGTGTTGGAGCTGGGCGCGGTGGAGGCGTCCCTGGAGGAGGCGTACATGGAGTTGACGGGTGCGAGCGTGGAGTTCGGTGCCATGCCGGGGACGGGGGTCTGAGCGATGGCGGTCACAGGGGCGGGGACGGTCGAGGGGCGCGGCGCGGGGACGGCCCGCGGCGCGGGCGGCGGGTGGCGCGGTGCGGTCGCCGCGGAGTGGACGAAGCTGTGGTCGGTGCGGTCCACCTGGTGGGGGCTGGCGTCGGCGGTGGCGCTGATGGCGGTGATGGCGTTCACGCTGGCGACCTCGACGGTGTCCAACAACACCAACGCGCTTCCCGGTGACGACATGGGGGTGGTGTCGGTCAGCGGTGTGGCGGTCGGGGCGCTGGACATGGTCCAGTTCGTCGTGCTGGCCCTGGCGATCCTGGTGGTCACCGGTGAGTACGCGACGGGCAGCATCCGGGCGACGCTGCAGTGGGTGCCGCCGCGGGGCCGGATGCTGGGCGCCAAGGCGGTGGTGGTCGCGGCGGTGGCGTTCCCGCTCGGGGCCGCGCTGAACGCGGCCGGGACCGTGGTCGCCGATCCGGTCCTGGGGCGGTGGGGGCGGCTGCGGGCCGCCGAGTTCGCCGCCGACGCGGTGCAATCGGGGGTGTATCTGGCGTTGGTGAGCGTGCTGGTGCTGGCGGTCGGGGCGATGCTGCGCAGTACGGCGGCGTCGCTGACGACGGCGTTCCTGTTCCTGCTGGTGGTGCCGATGCTGCTGGGCGGCGGGGACGAGTCGGGGCCGGCGCGCAAGGTGTCGGATTCCCTGCCCAGCAGCGCCGGCCGGTACTTCATGTCCGGGGAGGGCCCCTACCCGCAGGCGGTGGGGCTGGTGATCCTGGTGGCGTGGACGGCGGCGGCGGTATGCGGCGGCGTGGTGGTGCTGCGCCGCCGCGACGCCTGAGGGCCGGGGGTGTGCCGGGGTCAGGCGGGGTCCTCGATGCCGTCGACGAGTCCGGCCTGGTAGGCCAGCACGGCGGCCTGCACGCGGTTGCGGACGTCCAGGCGGGTCAGGATCGCGCTGACGTAGGCCTTGACGGTGCCCTCGACGACGTGCAGCCGCCCGGCGATCTCGGCGTTGGACAGGCCGGCGCCGAGCAGCGCCAGCACCTGCCGCTCGCGGGGGGTGAGCGCGGTGATGCGGCGGCGGGCGCGGGCGCGGCCGTCCAGGCGCCCGCCGCCGATCTGGGTGATGACGCGGTGGGCGACCTTCGGGGACAGGTAGGCGGCGCCGCCGGCGACGGCGCGGACCCCGGCGATCAGCTCGCGGGGGTCGCCGGACTTGAGCAGGAAGCCGCTGGCGCCGCCGGCCAGGGCGCGGGCGATGTACTCGTCCTCGCCGAAGGTGGTGAGCATGACGACGCCGGTGGCGGGGGCCAGGCGGCGCAGTTCGGCGGCGGCGGCCAGGCCGTCCAGGCGCGGCATGCGGATGTCCAGGAGCGCGACCGCGGGTCGGTGCCGCAGCACCAGGTCGACGGCCTCGCGGCCGTCGCCGGCCTCGGCGACGACCTCGATGCCGGGGTCGGCGGTCAGGATGGCGCGCACGCCCGCGCGGATCATCGCCTCGTCGTCGGCGAGCAGTGCCCGGATCACTGGTCCTCCTGGTCGCGGGCGCGCTGGGCGCCCAGCTGGTGGGTGTCGTAGTCGTTCTTGGCGATGAGGCGGCCGCCGGCGAAGCACAGCCGGTAGATGCGGCCGACGCCGAGCACGTTGGCGTCGGGCCGGTAGTAGCGGCAGTCGGCGCCGGCGGGTTCGGGGACGGCGGCGCGGACGGTGCCGGTGTCGAGGGTCTGCATGGGCGGCAGGGCCCGCTCGACGCGGTGCTGCGGGTCGCCGACGGCCAGCGCCCCGTAGTCGGCGGGCAGCAGCACCGAGTTGAGGGTGACGAACACGTAGTACCCGGCCATGATCGCGCCGAGGACCGCCATGAGGGCGGTGGGGGCGGCGATCGCGGTGATCAGTCCGCGGCGGACCCGGCGGCGCTCGCTGGCCAGGTGCCGGGCCGATTCGGAGGGCCACTCCCCCGCTGCGGGCGCGGAGGCCGCGGGGGTGAGTCCGAGGGCGGCGCGCAGCGCGTCCCGCGCGGTCGGCGCTCCCGGGGACCGGTCGGCGGCCGGGTCCGGGGCGGCGGGGATGTCGGCGGTGACGAGGAACCCTCCGGCCGGGGTGGGAGCGGCGTGCAGGGTCCCGCCCAGCAGGCGGACGCGGTCGGTGAGGCCGGCCAGGCCGCGGCCGCCGGAGGGCAGCAGCGGCGGCCCGTCCGGCGGCGGGTCGTTGGCGACCGTGACGGTGGTCCCGCCGGTGCCGGTCCGGGCGAGGGCGACGGTGACGGCGGCGCCGGGGGCGTGCTTGGCGGCGTTGGTGATGGCCTCCTGCACGACGCGGTGCGCGGTGAGCGCGGCCATCGGACCGAGCCCGGCGTGGGCGTCGGCGTCGCCGGTGAGGTGGACGGGGACGCCGGAGGCGCGGGCGCGGTCGACCAGGTCGGGGATGCTCTCGCGGGCGGGCCGCGCCGGCGGCGCCGAGGACCCCGCCGCGTCGGAGGGGGCGCCGGAGGGGGCGTCGGCGGCGTCGTCGCGCAGGAGGCCGATGATCTCGCGGAGGTGGTCGGTGGCGTCGGCGGCTCCGGTGCGCAGCTCGGCGGCGGCGGCGCGGTGCCGGTCCCCCAGTTCCGGCGCGACCTCCAGCGCGCCGGCGCGCACGGCGATCAGGGCCAGTTCGTGGCCGAGGGAGTCGTGCATGTCCTGGGCGATGCGGGCGCGCTCGCGGAGCCGTTCGCGTTCGGCGACGATGCGCTGCTGGTGCTCCAGGCGCTCGGCGCGCTCCCATCCGGCGCGCAGCAGCTCCTGGTACTGGCGCCAGTAGCGGCCCACCAGCCAGGGCAGGACGCCGAGCAGGACGAGCCAGACGGTGGAGGGGAACCAGGCGGTGACCTGCGTGCCGCGGACCGCCGACAGCAGCGCCCCGCCGACGAACACCCCGAGGAAGCCCCACAGCAGCGGCTGCGCGCGGGCGCTGCGCAGGCCCGCCAGGTAGGACAGGACGGGCATGGCGAACACGAAGTTGCCGTGGACGAGGGTCAGCGCGATCACGGTGAGCAGCGCCGGGGCCGGCCAGGCGCGTCCCGCCGCGATCGCGGCGGCCAGCACGCCGAGCCCGGCCGCCTGCAGCCACCACGACGCCCGGGCGGGCTGCGGCGGGGAGAGCATGCCGCCCAGGACGGGGAGCGCTAGGACCCCGTACAGCAGGACGTCCTTGACCAGCGCGGCGCGGGACGGCCGGCGGACCAGCGCCCGCAGGCGGGAGGGCGGAGGCGGCGCGGGCGTCGTCGGGAGACCGGGGGCCGCGGAGTCGTTCACGGCGCCCACGCTACTGGCCGGTGAACTGGGCCGTTACTGACGAAAGTCAGGGGCGCGGGCGGCCGCAACCACCCGGGGACGATCTTCGATGGGGGCGCGGGGCGGGCCGGGGCTGAACTACGGTTGGCGCGTGACAGCGACCCCGCCCCGCCCCCGGCGCCGGCCCGGCGCGCGCGGCCGGGGCGCGGCCGAGGACACCCCGCGCCCCGCGCAGGCGCCTCCGCAGGCGCCTCCGCAGGGGTCCGCCTCCCGGGCCGGAATCGTCGGCAGGATCGCGGGCCGGGCGCCGGGCCGGGCGCGGTGGCCGCGCGGGCGGGCGGCCGACGCCCTGCTGGCGGCGGCGGTCCTGGTGGTGTCGGTCGCGATGACCGAGGCGGCGGTCAAGCCCGGGGACCGGCCGCTGTGGCCGGGCGGCCTGGCGCTGATCGCCGCGGCGGCGGTGTCGCTGGCGTGGCGGCGCCGCCACCCGGTCGCGGTCCTGGTCGTCGCCGTGGTGGTGCCGCCGCTGTACTACCCGCTGGGGTACCCCGACGGGCCCGTCGCGGGCGTGCTGTGGCTGGCGCTGTTCAACGCGGCCGTGGAGTGCCGGCTGGCGGTGCCGCTGGGCGCGGTCATCGTCGTCAACGCCGGATTCCTGGCGGCGGCGTCGGCGCGGGGCAGCGGCGACGACCCCGACGCGATCACCGACGCCCGCGGCGTGGCGTCGCTGTCGCTGGGCCTGCTGATCACGGTGGCGATCGGGCAGTACGTCCGCGGCCGCCGCGCCCTGGCCGAGGCCGCCGAGCGGCGCGCCGCCGCCGCCGAACGCGACCGCGAGGCCGAGGCGCGGCGCCGCGCGGTCGCCGAGCGGCTGCGCATCGCCCGCGAGCTGCACGACGTGCTCGCCCACCAGATCTCGCTGATCAACGTGCAGGCGGGGGCGGCGCTGCACCGCCGCGACGACCCGGACCGCGCCTACACGGCGCTGGAGGCGATCAAGGCGGCGAGCAAGGAGACCCTGCGGGAGCTGCGCGGGGTCCTGGGCGTGCTGCGGCAGGTCGACGCCGAGGACGAGGGGCCCGGCGCGGCGGAGCGGCCGGTGGCGCCGCCCCCGTCGCTGGCGCGGGTCGGCGAGCTGCTGGACCAGACCGCCGCGGCCGGGCTGGCGGTCCGCCGCGCCGGCGACCTGCCCGTCCCCGGCGCGCCGGGGACGGCGGCGCTGAGTGACCTGCCGGCCCCGGTCGGGCTGGCCGGGTACCGCATCGTGCAGGAGGCGCTGACCAACGCCGTCCGGCACTCGGGGGCCGCCGCGGTCACGGTCGAGGTGCGGGTGTTCCCCGGCGAGGTGACCGTGCGGGTGGACGACGACGGCACCGGCCCGCCCCCGCACCCCGCGGGCGGCGCGGGCGGCAACGGGGTGCGGGGCATGCGCGAACGGGCGGCCTCGGTCGGCGGGGAACTGGACGCCGGCCCCGGCCCGGCGGGCGGATTCCGGGTGTGGGCGCGGCTGCCGCTCGACGCCGCCGGGCCACCCCCTGCCCGCGACCGGCAGGACAAGGACGGCAAGGACGATATGAGCGCACTGGGCGAGACAGAGGAGAACGCGTGATCCGGGTGATGCTGGCCGACGACCAGACACTGGTCCGGGCGGGGTTCCGGTCGATCCTGGAGGGCGAGGACGACATCGAGATCGTCGCCGAGGCCGGGGACGGCGAGCAGGCCGTCGCGCGGGCCCGCGAGCTGCGGCCCGACGTGGTGCTGATGGACATCCGCATGCCCGTCCTGGACGGCCTGGAGGCCACCCGGCGGATCATCGCCGACCCCCGGCTCGCCGACGTCCGTGTGGTGATCTTGACGACGTTCGACCTGGACGACTACGTCTACGGCGCGATCAAGGCCGGGGCCAGCGGGTTCCTGGTCAAGGACACCGAACCGACCGAGCTGATCCACGGGGTGCGGGTCGTGGCGCGCGGCGACGCGCTGCTGGCGCCCACGGTGACGCGCCGGCTCATCGCCGAGTTCGCCTCCCGGATCACCGCGCCGCCGCCCGCCGCCGAGCTCAACTCGCTGACCGACCGGGAGAGCGAGGTGCTGCGGCTGGTCGCGGCGGGCCTGTCCAACGAGGAGATCGCCGGGCGGCTGGTGCTGTCGCCCGCCACCGCCAAGACCCACGTCAGCCGTATCCTGGCCAAACTCGGCGCCCGCGACCGGGCCCAGCTGGTGGTGCTGGCCTACGAGACGGGAATGATCCGCCCCGGCTGGCTCGGCTGACCATCCGCCCCCGGCACGGCCCGACCGCACGGCCGTCCCGGCGGAGCGCAACCGGGCCGGTCACGGCGGTGTTGAACGGATGTGACGGTTACGGACGAAGCTCTCACCCACGCCCCCGCGGGCGACGGCAGGGACGCCCCGGCGGGCGACACCGCCGGGGCGCGGGTCGCCGCCGCCCTCGCCCGCGACCTCGACGAAGGGTTCGCCGCCCTCTACGAGGCCTACCGGGGTGCGGTGTTCTCCACCGCGCTGCGGCTGTGCGGGCGGTGGGCCGAGGCCGAGGACCTGTCGGCCGAGGCGTTCCTGCGCGCCTACCGCGCGCTCGTCGGCTACGACGCGGCGCGCGTCGCCGAGCTGCGGCCCCGGGCCTGGCTGCTGACGATCCTGACCAACGTGTGGCGCAACAGCCTGCGCACGGCCGCGCGGCGCCCGCCGCCGGGCCCCATCGAGGACGCCCCCGACCCGCCCGACCCCGGCGAGGGCGTCGAGGACGCCGCCGCCCGCCACGAGACCGGCCGCGAACTGGCCGGCCTGCTCGCCCGGCTCCCCCACCAGCAGCGCGCCGCGGTCGTGCTGCGGCACGTCACCGACCTGCCCGTCGCCGAGATCGCCGCCGTCCTGGACCTGCCCGAGGGCACCGTGAAATCCCACATCTCCCGCGGCCTGGCCCGCCTGCGCGCCCTGCGCGCCGCACCCGGAACCACCGACCCCGACCGCACAGCACCCGACCAGACAGCGCCAGCCCGCACCACACCAGCCCGGAGCGCAGCCCACCCCGAGCAGAAAGGGGGCGACCGATGAACCGCACCGACCCCGCCGGCGGCACACCCGACCCGCTGGCCGGTGAACTGGCGGAGCTGGCCGCCGACGCGCCCCCGGCCCTGCTGGACCGCATCGCCGCCCGCCGCCTCCACGTCCCCGGACCCCTGGAGGGCCTCCAGGTCGCCTTCACCGACCACGGCGTCGCCTACCTGCGCGCCGGCATGGACGAGCGGGAGTTCGCCGAGGCGTTCCGCACCCGGTTCGCCCGGCCGCTGCTGCCCGCCGACCGGCCCCCGCCCGGGCTGCTGCCCGCCCTGCGCACCGGCCGGCTCGGCACGCTGCGCCTGGACCTGCGCGGCCTCAGCGACTTCGAGGCCGCCGTGCTGCGCGCCGCCGCGCGGATCCCCCGCGGCCAGACCCGCCCCTACGCGTGGGTGGCCCGGCACGCCGGACGGCCCAAGGCCGTCCGCGCCGTCGGGTCGGCGCTGGGCCGCAACCCCGTCCCGCTGCTGATCCCCTGCCACCGCGTGACCCGCTCGGACGGATCCCTGGGCGACTACGTGTTCGGCGCCCGCGCCAAGGAACGGCTGCTGCGCGCCGAGGACGTCGACGTCGAGGAGGTGACCGAACTGGCGCGGCGCGGCGTGCGGCTGGTGGGCTCCGACACCACCGGGATCGTGTGCTACCCCACCTGCGCGGACGCGCGCCGGATCACCCCCGGCCACCGGCACGGGTTCCGGGACCTGGCCGCCGCGCGCGCCGCCGGATACCGGCCGTGCCTGCACTGCCGCCCCGGCGACGCCGTGCCCGCCTGACCGTGCCCGCCTGACCCCGCCCCGCCTGACCGCCCGGCGGCGCGGGGGACGGCGCGGGTCCGGGCGGCGGGCGGCGCCGCGGCGGGCATACATCGGCGCGGGACGGGAATGGGGCCGTCCACCTGCGGGGACGAACCCGCGGGCGAACCGCCGACGAGGGGGGAGATCGCCATGCGCGTCGTCGTCACCGGCGCCACGGGCAACATCGGGACCAGCACCGTCCGCGCGCTCGCCGAGGACCCGGCCGTCACCGAGATCATCGGACTGGCCCGCCGCGAACCCGGCCCCGGCGCCGCCCGCGAGGCCGACCCCGCCGGAACCGGCAAGCTGCGCTGGGCCGAGGCCGACGTCACC
The sequence above is a segment of the Actinomadura coerulea genome. Coding sequences within it:
- a CDS encoding phosphatase PAP2 family protein; protein product: MGAPDFSADLYREITEFAQGTPSWVHEAADVGTDGGLLLFAVLFAVGWWRARGLDARAMGLALVAPFAMVSAYLVSEVSKSFIQEERPCRAVAGAVHIAACPAQGDWSFPSNHATIAAASAAAIVVAWRAMAPLVLPLAALMAFSRVFVGVHYPHDVAAGFLVGVVVAPAAALVLVLAARPLVEALRGVAAGAVLLGPGPVAPRGPGLEVPLGSPRPAAAAAPMVGAAVPMDDASVTMPDVMGGVPPRRGPLR
- a CDS encoding ATP-binding cassette domain-containing protein, with the protein product MITLRGLTKRFGDRTAVDGLSLEVAAGKVTGFLGPNGAGKSTTMRMVVGLDRPSAGEALVGGRRYGELRRPLREVGALLDAGAVHPGRSARAHLLAMARSNGIARGRVEEVLAMVGLEAVGGRRAGTFSLGMRQRLGIAGALLGDPGVLMFDEPVNGLDPDGVLWVRRLMRSLAAQGRTVLVSSHLMSEMQLTADRLVVIGKGRLLADAPMAEVIAAGSGGAVRVRSPRARVLADRLTAAGGRVRRSGEEELRVAGLAVERVGLVAFEAGVPVLELGAVEASLEEAYMELTGASVEFGAMPGTGV
- a CDS encoding ABC transporter permease, translated to MAVTGAGTVEGRGAGTARGAGGGWRGAVAAEWTKLWSVRSTWWGLASAVALMAVMAFTLATSTVSNNTNALPGDDMGVVSVSGVAVGALDMVQFVVLALAILVVTGEYATGSIRATLQWVPPRGRMLGAKAVVVAAVAFPLGAALNAAGTVVADPVLGRWGRLRAAEFAADAVQSGVYLALVSVLVLAVGAMLRSTAASLTTAFLFLLVVPMLLGGGDESGPARKVSDSLPSSAGRYFMSGEGPYPQAVGLVILVAWTAAAVCGGVVVLRRRDA
- a CDS encoding response regulator, whose amino-acid sequence is MIRALLADDEAMIRAGVRAILTADPGIEVVAEAGDGREAVDLVLRHRPAVALLDIRMPRLDGLAAAAELRRLAPATGVVMLTTFGEDEYIARALAGGASGFLLKSGDPRELIAGVRAVAGGAAYLSPKVAHRVITQIGGGRLDGRARARRRITALTPRERQVLALLGAGLSNAEIAGRLHVVEGTVKAYVSAILTRLDVRNRVQAAVLAYQAGLVDGIEDPA
- a CDS encoding histidine kinase: MNDSAAPGLPTTPAPPPPSRLRALVRRPSRAALVKDVLLYGVLALPVLGGMLSPPQPARASWWLQAAGLGVLAAAIAAGRAWPAPALLTVIALTLVHGNFVFAMPVLSYLAGLRSARAQPLLWGFLGVFVGGALLSAVRGTQVTAWFPSTVWLVLLGVLPWLVGRYWRQYQELLRAGWERAERLEHQQRIVAERERLRERARIAQDMHDSLGHELALIAVRAGALEVAPELGDRHRAAAAELRTGAADATDHLREIIGLLRDDAADAPSGAPSDAAGSSAPPARPARESIPDLVDRARASGVPVHLTGDADAHAGLGPMAALTAHRVVQEAITNAAKHAPGAAVTVALARTGTGGTTVTVANDPPPDGPPLLPSGGRGLAGLTDRVRLLGGTLHAAPTPAGGFLVTADIPAAPDPAADRSPGAPTARDALRAALGLTPAASAPAAGEWPSESARHLASERRRVRRGLITAIAAPTALMAVLGAIMAGYYVFVTLNSVLLPADYGALAVGDPQHRVERALPPMQTLDTGTVRAAVPEPAGADCRYYRPDANVLGVGRIYRLCFAGGRLIAKNDYDTHQLGAQRARDQEDQ
- a CDS encoding histidine kinase, translating into MTATPPRPRRRPGARGRGAAEDTPRPAQAPPQAPPQGSASRAGIVGRIAGRAPGRARWPRGRAADALLAAAVLVVSVAMTEAAVKPGDRPLWPGGLALIAAAAVSLAWRRRHPVAVLVVAVVVPPLYYPLGYPDGPVAGVLWLALFNAAVECRLAVPLGAVIVVNAGFLAAASARGSGDDPDAITDARGVASLSLGLLITVAIGQYVRGRRALAEAAERRAAAAERDREAEARRRAVAERLRIARELHDVLAHQISLINVQAGAALHRRDDPDRAYTALEAIKAASKETLRELRGVLGVLRQVDAEDEGPGAAERPVAPPPSLARVGELLDQTAAAGLAVRRAGDLPVPGAPGTAALSDLPAPVGLAGYRIVQEALTNAVRHSGAAAVTVEVRVFPGEVTVRVDDDGTGPPPHPAGGAGGNGVRGMRERAASVGGELDAGPGPAGGFRVWARLPLDAAGPPPARDRQDKDGKDDMSALGETEENA
- a CDS encoding response regulator, giving the protein MIRVMLADDQTLVRAGFRSILEGEDDIEIVAEAGDGEQAVARARELRPDVVLMDIRMPVLDGLEATRRIIADPRLADVRVVILTTFDLDDYVYGAIKAGASGFLVKDTEPTELIHGVRVVARGDALLAPTVTRRLIAEFASRITAPPPAAELNSLTDRESEVLRLVAAGLSNEEIAGRLVLSPATAKTHVSRILAKLGARDRAQLVVLAYETGMIRPGWLG
- a CDS encoding RNA polymerase sigma factor translates to MTVTDEALTHAPAGDGRDAPAGDTAGARVAAALARDLDEGFAALYEAYRGAVFSTALRLCGRWAEAEDLSAEAFLRAYRALVGYDAARVAELRPRAWLLTILTNVWRNSLRTAARRPPPGPIEDAPDPPDPGEGVEDAAARHETGRELAGLLARLPHQQRAAVVLRHVTDLPVAEIAAVLDLPEGTVKSHISRGLARLRALRAAPGTTDPDRTAPDQTAPARTTPARSAAHPEQKGGDR
- a CDS encoding methylated-DNA--[protein]-cysteine S-methyltransferase, which produces MNRTDPAGGTPDPLAGELAELAADAPPALLDRIAARRLHVPGPLEGLQVAFTDHGVAYLRAGMDEREFAEAFRTRFARPLLPADRPPPGLLPALRTGRLGTLRLDLRGLSDFEAAVLRAAARIPRGQTRPYAWVARHAGRPKAVRAVGSALGRNPVPLLIPCHRVTRSDGSLGDYVFGARAKERLLRAEDVDVEEVTELARRGVRLVGSDTTGIVCYPTCADARRITPGHRHGFRDLAAARAAGYRPCLHCRPGDAVPA